A window of the Borreliella afzelii genome harbors these coding sequences:
- a CDS encoding virulence associated lipoprotein, with protein MKYYIIICMFIFLFLNACSLDFDTKHKDIKSPSNKKSKPSTEEGPGREELKPDTEEGLNKEIKNKLLNGLKNLIETANTHKEKYIKRMEEEPSDQYGMPFNGLNWGPGTEDISSNTVRSINYRRYTYTLLSDIDTKELKEFANILTLATAYSMYNLFSSLGVDLDIVTNRLYPKKDTLDKLDTSDLQKLKNSLEKILSIIKNISEMSKQLLLDYQNDTNLIKTDVNKLKSHVSALYNQFKEKAEESDKLQKTVISLIKTL; from the coding sequence ATGAAATACTACATAATTATATGTATGTTTATTTTTCTATTTTTAAATGCTTGCAGTCTAGATTTTGATACCAAACACAAAGATATTAAATCTCCATCTAATAAGAAATCAAAGCCTAGCACAGAAGAAGGCCCTGGCAGAGAGGAATTAAAGCCTGACACAGAAGAAGGCCTAAATAAAGAAATAAAAAACAAACTACTTAATGGTTTAAAAAATTTAATAGAAACAGCTAACACACATAAAGAAAAGTATATAAAAAGAATGGAAGAAGAGCCTTCTGATCAATATGGAATGCCTTTTAATGGTTTGAATTGGGGACCAGGCACAGAAGATATATCCAGCAATACTGTTAGATCTATAAACTATAGAAGATATACTTATACTCTTTTAAGTGATATTGATACTAAGGAATTAAAGGAATTTGCAAATATTTTAACTCTGGCAACAGCATATAGTATGTACAACCTATTTAGCAGCCTTGGAGTCGATCTTGACATAGTAACTAATCGCTTATACCCCAAAAAAGATACTCTAGATAAACTAGACACTTCAGATTTACAGAAACTTAAAAATTCACTTGAAAAAATATTATCTATAATAAAAAATATCTCAGAAATGTCAAAACAACTCTTATTAGATTATCAAAATGACACAAATCTTATAAAAACAGATGTTAATAAGCTTAAATCTCATGTAAGTGCTCTTTATAATCAATTTAAAGAAAAAGCTGAAGAATCAGACAAGCTA